A genomic segment from Amycolatopsis camponoti encodes:
- a CDS encoding helix-turn-helix domain-containing protein: protein MATLVATPRSRALGFGLRAARVARGLGLRELARLVDVAPQVLSHWESGTRVPRVEQVGLILGAMRVEPVERGRLLELAEYAKEPNWLERTSFALGSYLEYERAASAMVNWEPHLVPGLLQTSEYAQVIFGSHGLPRQEVDRLTRIRLRRREVLTGRHRLSCSVLVGEEALRRTLGDPETMAGQLRHLVQAARLENISLRVVPSDSGYHPGLKGSFVLFDFAQLPPVVHIEHLRGNSHLYDREYVTDYRVAATTMTSLALTELDSHRFIQTVLVELGR, encoded by the coding sequence ATGGCAACACTGGTAGCGACACCGAGGTCCCGCGCGCTGGGCTTCGGCCTCCGCGCGGCGAGGGTGGCGCGCGGCCTCGGCCTGCGCGAACTGGCGCGGCTGGTGGATGTCGCGCCGCAGGTGCTGTCGCATTGGGAGAGCGGGACGAGGGTGCCCCGGGTGGAGCAGGTGGGGTTGATCCTCGGGGCGATGCGGGTGGAGCCGGTGGAGCGCGGTCGGTTGCTCGAGTTGGCGGAGTACGCGAAGGAGCCCAACTGGCTCGAGCGCACGTCGTTCGCACTCGGCAGCTACCTCGAGTACGAGCGAGCCGCCAGTGCGATGGTCAACTGGGAGCCGCACCTCGTCCCGGGGCTGCTGCAGACTTCCGAGTACGCCCAGGTGATCTTCGGATCGCACGGCTTGCCGCGTCAGGAGGTCGATCGGCTGACCCGGATCCGCCTGCGTCGGCGGGAGGTGCTCACCGGTCGGCACAGGCTGAGTTGTTCCGTGTTGGTCGGCGAGGAAGCTCTCCGCCGCACTCTCGGCGATCCCGAGACCATGGCTGGCCAGCTCCGGCACCTGGTGCAGGCTGCGCGACTCGAGAACATCAGTCTCCGTGTGGTGCCCTCGGACTCCGGGTACCACCCAGGCCTCAAAGGATCGTTCGTGCTGTTCGACTTCGCGCAGCTCCCACCGGTGGTGCACATCGAGCACCTGCGCGGGAACTCGCACCTTTACGACCGCGAATACGTGACCGACTACCGAGTGGCGGCCACGACCATGACCTCCCTCGCGCTGACCGAACTCGATTCCCACCGGTTCATCCAGACGGTGCTCGTCGAGCTGGGGCGGTGA
- the mdlC gene encoding benzoylformate decarboxylase, with protein MIKRTVLDATRELLRELGLTTVFGNPGTTEVPFLTDWPDDFDYILGLQESAVVAMADAYSQATRQAVLVNLHSAGGVGHGLGSLFTAYRNRTPLIVVAGQQNRSLLPHDPFLGAVDAPEFPKPYVKWSIEPATAEDVPAALARAYHVATQAPAGPVFVSVPADDWTATTERPIISRPRIRGFAPDPEAIDELAAALETSERPAIVVGGAVDQDAAVIETVALAERLQAAVYVAPMSFRCSFPEDHPLFQGFLDPERGAVSDKLAAHDLVVVLGAPAFTYHVDRGRGEAPLPPLFIVSDDEQILARAFEGTGIRATPKLGVRALLNVVDRSTRPAPAPIERPAKPGGEKLTAEFVYATLADLLPDNAIVVEEAPSHRGILHDHLPITQTDTGFLTIASGTLGYGVPGSVGAALARPDRKVVGVVGDGSSMYGIQALWTAARQELPVTILILDNSEYAAVRILGETIGGAKLPGTDLGGIDFAALASSMGCQGVTITEPSGLVPGLTAALADLRPTLVHVRVAASERTLY; from the coding sequence ATGATCAAGCGAACGGTGCTGGACGCCACCCGTGAACTCCTCCGCGAACTCGGCCTCACCACGGTGTTCGGCAACCCCGGTACGACCGAGGTCCCGTTCCTCACCGACTGGCCGGACGACTTCGACTACATCCTCGGCTTGCAGGAGTCGGCCGTCGTGGCGATGGCCGATGCCTACTCCCAGGCCACGCGCCAGGCCGTGCTCGTCAACCTGCACTCCGCGGGCGGCGTCGGGCACGGGCTCGGCAGCCTCTTCACCGCCTACCGCAACCGGACGCCGCTCATCGTCGTCGCCGGGCAGCAGAACCGGTCACTGCTGCCGCACGATCCCTTCCTCGGTGCCGTGGACGCTCCCGAGTTTCCCAAGCCTTACGTCAAATGGTCGATCGAGCCCGCCACCGCCGAGGACGTCCCGGCGGCGCTCGCCCGGGCCTACCACGTCGCGACGCAGGCGCCCGCCGGGCCGGTCTTCGTGTCCGTTCCGGCCGATGACTGGACCGCCACCACCGAACGCCCGATCATCAGCCGTCCGCGGATCCGCGGCTTCGCACCGGATCCCGAGGCGATCGACGAACTGGCCGCCGCGCTCGAAACGAGTGAGCGGCCGGCGATCGTCGTCGGGGGAGCCGTCGACCAGGACGCCGCCGTCATCGAAACCGTCGCGCTCGCCGAACGACTCCAGGCGGCCGTGTACGTCGCTCCGATGTCGTTCCGCTGCTCGTTCCCCGAGGACCACCCGCTGTTCCAGGGTTTCCTCGACCCCGAGCGCGGTGCCGTCTCGGACAAGCTCGCGGCGCACGACCTCGTCGTCGTGCTCGGAGCACCCGCCTTCACTTACCACGTCGACCGCGGCCGCGGGGAAGCTCCGCTGCCGCCGCTGTTCATCGTCAGCGACGACGAGCAGATCCTCGCGCGCGCCTTCGAAGGCACCGGTATCCGGGCGACGCCGAAGCTCGGCGTCCGCGCCCTGCTGAACGTCGTCGACCGGAGCACGCGGCCCGCGCCGGCGCCGATCGAGCGCCCCGCGAAGCCCGGCGGCGAGAAGCTCACCGCCGAGTTCGTCTACGCGACGCTCGCGGACCTGTTGCCGGACAACGCGATCGTCGTCGAGGAGGCGCCGAGCCACCGCGGCATCCTGCACGACCACCTGCCGATCACCCAGACCGACACCGGCTTCCTGACGATCGCCAGCGGCACGCTCGGCTACGGCGTCCCCGGCTCGGTCGGCGCGGCGCTCGCCCGGCCGGACCGCAAGGTCGTCGGCGTCGTCGGCGACGGCTCCAGCATGTACGGCATCCAGGCCCTCTGGACAGCCGCGCGCCAGGAGCTCCCGGTGACGATCCTGATCCTGGACAACTCCGAGTACGCCGCGGTCCGCATCCTCGGCGAGACGATCGGCGGCGCGAAGCTGCCGGGCACCGACCTGGGCGGCATCGACTTCGCGGCGCTGGCGTCCAGCATGGGCTGCCAGGGCGTGACGATCACCGAGCCGTCGGGCCTGGTCCCCGGCTTGACCGCGGCGCTCGCCGACCTCCGGCCGACGCTGGTGCACGTCCGGGTCGCCGCGTCGGAGCGGACGCTCTACTGA
- a CDS encoding ABC transporter ATP-binding protein, whose protein sequence is MSTMLEVSGLSHRYGTGAKAHIAVNDLSFTVEAGQLASIVGPSGCGKSTLLRCVAGLTPPTEGTVSLHGDRVNGVPDDLAVVFQDYSRSLFPWLSVQKNVEFPLRWRSISRAERRSRAAEALEQVGLSAVGGKFPWQLSGGMQQRVSIARALASRPSLLLMDEPFASVDAQTRFELEDLTRRVQREQGTTILVVTHDIDESVYLSDRVLVLSKSPASIVADLRVGLPAERNQITTRESAEFVTLRGEVARLLQGGTPADAVAAASDAAEWDLAERAKNVTGSKTGS, encoded by the coding sequence ATGTCAACCATGCTCGAAGTTTCCGGCCTCAGTCACCGCTACGGCACAGGCGCGAAAGCGCACATCGCGGTGAACGACCTGTCGTTCACCGTCGAGGCCGGGCAGCTGGCCAGCATCGTCGGCCCGTCGGGCTGCGGGAAGTCGACGCTGCTGCGCTGCGTCGCCGGGCTGACCCCGCCGACCGAGGGCACGGTGAGCCTGCACGGCGACCGCGTCAACGGCGTTCCGGACGACCTCGCCGTCGTGTTCCAGGACTACAGCCGGTCGCTCTTCCCGTGGCTTTCGGTGCAGAAGAACGTCGAGTTCCCGTTGCGCTGGCGGTCGATCTCCCGCGCGGAACGGCGTTCGCGGGCGGCCGAGGCGCTGGAGCAGGTCGGGTTGTCCGCCGTGGGCGGGAAGTTCCCGTGGCAGCTGTCCGGTGGCATGCAGCAGCGGGTGTCGATCGCCCGCGCGCTGGCCAGCCGCCCGTCGCTGCTGCTGATGGACGAGCCGTTCGCGTCGGTCGACGCGCAGACCCGTTTCGAGCTCGAGGACCTGACCCGGCGGGTGCAGCGCGAGCAGGGCACCACGATCCTGGTCGTCACGCACGACATCGACGAGAGCGTCTACCTGTCCGACCGGGTGCTGGTGCTGTCGAAGTCACCGGCGTCGATCGTGGCGGATCTCCGCGTGGGCCTGCCGGCCGAGCGCAACCAGATCACCACGCGCGAGTCGGCGGAGTTCGTGACGCTGCGCGGCGAAGTGGCACGGCTGCTGCAGGGCGGCACCCCGGCGGACGCCGTCGCGGCCGCGTCGGACGCCGCCGAGTGGGACCTGGCCGAGCGGGCCAAGAACGTGACGGGGTCCAAGACCGGGAGCTGA
- a CDS encoding ABC transporter permease gives MTAATLTGRVGRRAARGAATIVRNWLLFAILVVVWEFAARAGGSKFFPPPTEIAVAAAKLWFTGPASHLFLTDAVFDNVFPSLGRMLGGWALAAVVGITLGVLVGRSAKAMDYLGPLFAFFRSIPPPTLIPVFAVLFGLSSGMQIGSIIFGSIWPVLLNTVDGVRSVDQVKVETSRSFRTPKRYWITMVVLPAAAPKIFAGLRVSLSISLLLMVVSELVGAYNGIGRSLMNAQQDFDFPTMWSWLVLLGILGYLFNTIFLAAERRVLAWQPARLGRD, from the coding sequence ATGACCGCGGCGACACTCACCGGCCGGGTCGGCAGGCGGGCCGCGCGCGGTGCCGCCACCATCGTCCGCAACTGGCTGCTCTTCGCGATCCTCGTGGTCGTCTGGGAGTTCGCCGCCCGCGCGGGCGGCAGCAAGTTCTTCCCGCCGCCGACGGAGATCGCGGTCGCCGCCGCGAAACTGTGGTTCACCGGGCCGGCCTCGCACCTCTTCCTCACCGACGCGGTGTTCGACAACGTGTTCCCCAGCCTCGGCCGGATGCTCGGCGGCTGGGCGCTCGCCGCGGTCGTCGGCATCACGCTCGGTGTGCTGGTCGGCCGGTCCGCGAAGGCGATGGACTACCTCGGCCCGCTGTTCGCGTTCTTCCGCTCGATCCCGCCGCCCACGCTGATCCCGGTGTTCGCGGTGCTGTTCGGGCTGAGCTCCGGGATGCAGATCGGGTCGATCATCTTCGGCTCGATCTGGCCGGTGCTGCTCAACACGGTCGACGGTGTCCGCTCGGTCGACCAAGTGAAGGTCGAAACCTCACGGTCCTTCCGCACGCCGAAGCGGTACTGGATCACGATGGTGGTGCTGCCCGCGGCGGCGCCGAAGATCTTCGCCGGTCTGCGGGTCAGCCTGTCCATCTCGCTGCTGCTGATGGTGGTCTCCGAGCTGGTCGGCGCGTACAACGGCATCGGGCGGTCGCTGATGAACGCCCAGCAGGACTTCGACTTCCCGACCATGTGGTCGTGGCTGGTGCTGCTCGGCATCCTCGGCTACCTCTTCAACACGATCTTCCTGGCCGCCGAACGGCGGGTGCTGGCCTGGCAGCCGGCCCGTCTCGGCCGCGACTGA
- a CDS encoding ABC transporter permease, with protein MTKLFRGLAGLVGFLLLWEVVVQVGLVSKTFIPPPSVVLVTVGDLLGDPDFIRDIVATMLAWLIAIAIAIAVGVPAGLLLGSVPVLRTATAAIVEFLRPIPVTALVPLVLLVIGSGPDAKISLAVYASLWPIMFNTIYGMGEIDPVLMETARACGTSRFRILSSVALPQTAPFVFTGLRLSATISLIAVVSVEFLAGSEVGLGSFILVASSGSIRFDLVLAGTVVAGVLGYLINEGLEQLGKRLFRWSTVDREAIA; from the coding sequence GTGACGAAGCTGTTTCGCGGCCTGGCCGGCCTGGTCGGTTTCCTCCTGCTCTGGGAGGTCGTCGTCCAGGTCGGCCTCGTCAGTAAAACGTTCATCCCCCCGCCGAGCGTCGTCCTGGTCACCGTCGGCGACCTGCTGGGCGACCCCGACTTCATCCGCGACATCGTCGCGACGATGCTCGCCTGGCTGATCGCCATCGCCATCGCGATCGCCGTCGGCGTGCCCGCCGGGCTGCTGCTGGGCAGTGTCCCGGTGCTGCGCACCGCCACCGCCGCGATCGTCGAATTCCTCCGCCCGATCCCGGTCACCGCGCTGGTGCCGCTGGTGCTGCTGGTGATCGGCTCCGGTCCCGACGCCAAGATCTCCCTCGCGGTGTACGCCTCGCTGTGGCCGATCATGTTCAACACCATCTACGGCATGGGTGAGATCGACCCGGTGCTGATGGAGACCGCGCGCGCGTGCGGGACCAGCCGGTTCCGCATCCTGTCGTCGGTCGCGCTGCCGCAGACCGCGCCGTTCGTCTTCACCGGCCTCCGGCTGTCGGCGACCATCTCGCTGATCGCCGTCGTCAGCGTGGAGTTCCTGGCCGGCTCCGAAGTCGGGCTCGGCAGCTTCATCCTCGTCGCCAGCTCCGGTTCGATCCGGTTCGACCTGGTCCTGGCCGGTACCGTGGTGGCCGGGGTACTGGGGTACCTGATCAACGAAGGACTCGAACAGCTCGGCAAGCGGCTGTTCCGGTGGAGCACCGTCGACCGGGAGGCGATCGCATGA
- a CDS encoding ABC transporter substrate-binding protein codes for MSSGRVRTRRAALGLALTVAAATALTGCSALGSDDSNASSNGGGLEKSKIKVSILPTTDLAPFWLAQDGGYFKAEGLEVEQVIAPSGQASMTKAISGEADIALSTYTPFFVAKSTGAADVQLVADGTSVNAKSNAIVTVPNSPVKTVADLAGRRIAITAKNTASDILTKSVMKDHGVDYSKVNWVPIPLPNMAAALQQGQVDAAYMPEPQLSQAAKVAGATPIIDINTGATQDFPLTGYGAATKWVQANPKTLAAFQRAMKKATLDAINDRAKVEPLLVKYAKIDQDTAKLLTLPGYGSTLDARRLQRVPDLLLQMGVITSKVDAAPMIAPQANN; via the coding sequence ATGAGCAGTGGCCGGGTTCGCACTCGCCGCGCCGCGCTCGGGCTCGCCCTCACCGTCGCAGCCGCGACAGCCCTCACCGGCTGCAGCGCGCTCGGCTCGGACGACTCGAACGCCTCGTCGAACGGGGGCGGCCTGGAGAAGTCGAAGATCAAGGTCTCGATTCTGCCGACCACCGACCTCGCGCCGTTCTGGCTCGCCCAGGACGGCGGTTACTTCAAGGCCGAGGGTCTCGAGGTCGAGCAGGTCATCGCGCCGAGCGGGCAAGCTTCGATGACGAAGGCGATTTCCGGGGAAGCGGACATCGCTCTTTCGACTTACACGCCGTTCTTCGTCGCCAAGAGCACCGGTGCCGCGGACGTGCAGCTGGTGGCCGACGGCACCTCGGTGAACGCCAAGAGCAACGCGATCGTGACCGTGCCGAACTCGCCGGTCAAGACGGTCGCGGACCTGGCGGGCAGGCGCATCGCGATCACCGCCAAGAACACCGCGTCCGACATCCTCACCAAGTCGGTGATGAAGGACCACGGCGTCGACTACTCCAAGGTCAACTGGGTGCCGATCCCGCTCCCGAACATGGCGGCCGCGCTGCAGCAGGGTCAGGTCGACGCGGCCTACATGCCGGAGCCGCAGCTCTCGCAGGCGGCGAAGGTGGCCGGCGCCACGCCGATCATCGACATCAACACCGGCGCCACCCAGGACTTCCCGCTGACCGGCTACGGCGCGGCGACGAAGTGGGTGCAGGCGAACCCGAAGACCCTCGCGGCCTTCCAGCGCGCCATGAAGAAGGCCACCCTCGACGCGATCAACGACCGCGCGAAGGTCGAGCCGCTGTTGGTGAAGTACGCGAAGATCGACCAGGACACGGCCAAGCTGCTCACCCTGCCGGGTTACGGCTCCACCCTGGACGCCCGGCGCCTCCAGCGGGTCCCCGATCTGCTGCTGCAGATGGGCGTCATCACCAGCAAGGTGGACGCCGCGCCGATGATCGCGCCGCAGGCGAACAACTGA
- a CDS encoding sensor histidine kinase — MRPGGRWTDQGFTSTNDDGGAAVPNEDAAGVGGPPAQSPGDAPGRKAGLFSGMRDWRVRSKLAAILLIPTLTALVLGTLRVVDDAQQATEFQQTADQVAFAVKVTTVVHELQNERSLAVARISSANPLLQTGLDSQIAKVDREVTNLRSAASTLTYDDQATKDRYARGIQRLDALRPLRAAFNTANGLPDITVMTAYSGILDALIELGREVTTAVTDRDVLRLGTSTQAISEAKEFTTRADAELQIAAFRGSFPGDLLDQTRASASSADASVSAFLANADDDQRQLYNDTYSGPEVDDRRRIQTAAFAFAQTGDAPSIDTTALGKDSTVSADKLHAVESNLLAQLKTRADDLATAAVNSAWVGGGVVLAALAAAIALMLVVARLMLRPLRVLRKSALDVAYTRLPETVQAILDDPDPVGASRKAVQPVPVTSRDEIGEVARSFDIVHEQAVKMAAEQALLRENVNGIFVNLSRRSQRLVERQLGVIDRLEADEQDPDHLASLFELDHLATRLRRNGESLLVLSGAGLAKSVPKPVPAADVIGAAVSEIEQYARIEVGIVPDVAVQGLAIHDLVHVLAELLDNATYFSEPETKVIVRAVVTRRKALAIQVTDHGVGMSEERLAEVNGRLAEPPDLDVSVTRRMGLYVVSRLAKRHGIEVRLRENEDIEGGVIARVVVPAELLTHLRPGMARQTPLPPNRSETSMSMPSIPIPAARSDFDQTQSHTPVPPSAPPPPPAPAHEPVANQGGLVPLDQPISLDDLVSGGRAAGPFLSPELPKPETPAWPTAEDLAPLTPSANGDGASSRAGDTQFAPLVLPKREPKYVPPEEPPPPPPRAEEVGPSALEDDVPTRRLPIYQSVLSRWFSEGDDSPADPVPAQGDGEDPNLPPLTGSSEPVAERTVVAEPVTRRQEREQREPREQVDELLPTAATRHPLLPPDDGWHSASDDGWQKAQSLLESKNEEITTAGLPKRVPNAYLVPGSINSPSAGAPAQNNFADNTAGMPGTGAITRSASAARSRMASFQRGYTSGRHALKELPAEEQLESSRVPGRGNTTDSSEERK; from the coding sequence ATGCGCCCTGGCGGGCGCTGGACCGACCAGGGTTTCACGAGCACGAACGATGATGGTGGTGCGGCGGTGCCGAACGAAGACGCCGCGGGGGTAGGAGGGCCCCCCGCGCAGTCGCCCGGAGATGCTCCGGGCCGGAAGGCCGGGCTGTTCTCCGGCATGCGCGACTGGAGGGTGCGGTCCAAGCTGGCCGCGATCCTCCTGATCCCGACCTTGACCGCGCTCGTGCTGGGCACGTTGCGCGTGGTCGACGACGCTCAGCAGGCGACGGAGTTCCAGCAGACCGCCGACCAGGTCGCGTTCGCCGTCAAGGTCACCACGGTTGTGCACGAACTGCAGAACGAGCGGTCGCTGGCGGTCGCGCGGATCTCGTCCGCGAACCCGCTGCTGCAGACCGGGCTCGACTCGCAGATCGCGAAGGTCGACCGAGAGGTCACCAACCTGCGCAGCGCGGCCTCGACCCTCACCTACGACGACCAGGCGACCAAGGACCGGTACGCCCGCGGTATCCAGCGCCTCGACGCGCTGCGTCCGCTGCGGGCGGCGTTCAACACCGCGAACGGCCTGCCCGACATCACGGTGATGACCGCCTACTCCGGCATCCTCGACGCGCTGATCGAACTCGGCCGCGAGGTGACCACCGCGGTCACCGACCGGGACGTGCTGCGCCTCGGCACGAGCACGCAGGCGATCAGCGAGGCCAAGGAGTTCACCACCCGCGCCGACGCCGAGCTGCAGATCGCGGCGTTCCGCGGGAGCTTCCCCGGTGACCTCCTGGACCAGACGCGCGCGTCGGCCTCCAGTGCGGACGCCTCGGTCTCGGCCTTCCTCGCGAACGCCGACGACGACCAGCGCCAGCTCTACAACGACACCTACTCCGGCCCGGAGGTCGACGACCGGCGGCGGATCCAGACCGCGGCGTTCGCCTTCGCTCAGACGGGTGACGCGCCGAGCATCGACACGACGGCGCTCGGCAAGGACAGCACGGTGTCGGCGGACAAGCTGCACGCCGTCGAGTCGAACCTGCTGGCCCAGCTGAAGACCCGGGCCGACGACCTCGCCACGGCGGCGGTCAACTCGGCGTGGGTCGGCGGTGGCGTGGTGCTCGCCGCGCTGGCGGCCGCGATCGCGCTGATGCTCGTCGTCGCCCGCCTGATGCTGCGCCCGCTGCGGGTGCTGCGGAAGAGCGCGCTCGACGTCGCCTACACGCGACTGCCCGAGACGGTGCAGGCGATCCTCGACGACCCGGACCCGGTCGGCGCCTCGAGGAAGGCCGTCCAGCCGGTGCCCGTCACCTCCCGCGACGAGATCGGCGAAGTCGCGCGGTCGTTCGACATCGTCCACGAACAAGCCGTCAAGATGGCCGCCGAGCAGGCCCTCCTGCGCGAGAACGTCAACGGCATCTTCGTGAACCTCTCGCGGCGGTCGCAGCGGCTGGTGGAACGCCAGCTCGGCGTCATCGACCGCCTCGAGGCCGACGAGCAGGACCCGGACCACTTGGCCAGCCTGTTCGAGCTCGACCACCTGGCCACCCGGCTGCGGCGCAACGGTGAGTCCCTGCTGGTGCTCTCCGGCGCCGGCCTGGCCAAGTCCGTGCCCAAGCCGGTGCCCGCCGCCGACGTCATCGGCGCCGCGGTGTCCGAGATCGAGCAGTACGCCCGGATCGAGGTCGGCATCGTGCCCGACGTCGCGGTCCAGGGCCTGGCGATCCACGACCTCGTGCACGTCCTCGCGGAGCTGCTCGACAACGCGACCTACTTCTCCGAGCCGGAGACGAAGGTCATCGTGCGCGCCGTGGTGACCCGCCGGAAGGCACTGGCCATCCAGGTCACCGACCACGGTGTCGGCATGAGCGAAGAGCGGCTGGCCGAGGTCAACGGCCGGCTCGCCGAGCCGCCGGACCTGGACGTGTCGGTGACCCGCCGGATGGGCCTGTACGTGGTCTCCCGGCTGGCCAAGCGCCACGGCATCGAGGTGCGGCTGCGCGAGAACGAGGACATCGAGGGTGGCGTGATCGCCCGCGTCGTCGTCCCGGCCGAGCTGCTCACGCACCTCCGCCCGGGCATGGCGCGGCAGACCCCGCTGCCGCCCAACCGCTCCGAGACGTCGATGTCCATGCCGAGCATCCCGATCCCGGCCGCTCGCTCGGACTTCGACCAGACGCAGTCGCACACGCCGGTCCCGCCTTCGGCACCGCCGCCCCCGCCGGCACCGGCGCACGAGCCGGTGGCGAACCAGGGCGGGCTGGTCCCGCTCGACCAGCCGATCAGCCTGGACGACCTGGTCAGCGGCGGCCGCGCGGCGGGCCCGTTCCTGTCGCCCGAGCTGCCGAAGCCCGAGACGCCGGCCTGGCCGACCGCCGAGGACCTCGCCCCGCTGACGCCGTCGGCGAACGGCGACGGCGCCAGCTCCAGGGCGGGCGACACGCAGTTCGCGCCGCTGGTCCTGCCGAAGCGCGAGCCGAAGTACGTCCCGCCGGAAGAGCCGCCACCGCCCCCCCCGCGTGCGGAGGAGGTCGGTCCGTCGGCCCTCGAGGACGATGTACCCACCCGGCGGCTGCCCATCTACCAGTCGGTGCTGTCACGCTGGTTCAGTGAAGGCGACGACTCGCCGGCCGACCCGGTTCCGGCGCAGGGTGACGGTGAAGACCCGAACCTGCCGCCGCTCACCGGCTCCTCCGAGCCGGTCGCGGAGCGGACCGTCGTCGCCGAACCGGTCACGCGGCGCCAAGAGCGCGAACAGCGCGAGCCGCGCGAACAGGTGGACGAGCTGCTGCCGACCGCGGCGACCCGGCACCCGCTCCTCCCGCCCGACGACGGCTGGCACAGTGCCTCCGACGACGGCTGGCAGAAGGCGCAGTCGCTGCTCGAGTCCAAGAACGAGGAGATCACCACGGCCGGGCTGCCCAAGCGCGTCCCGAACGCCTACCTGGTTCCGGGGTCGATCAACAGTCCTTCTGCCGGCGCGCCGGCCCAGAACAACTTCGCGGACAACACCGCGGGCATGCCCGGAACGGGTGCGATCACCCGCTCGGCGTCCGCGGCGCGGAGCAGGATGGCAAGCTTCCAGCGGGGCTACACCTCGGGACGGCACGCTTTGAAGGAGCTCCCGGCCGAAGAACAGCTGGAAAGCAGCAGGGTTCCGGGGCGTGGCAACACCACAGACAGCAGTGAGGAGCGAAAGTGA
- a CDS encoding roadblock/LC7 domain-containing protein: protein MQPGGSAQPNGQAHAKTNNAGSFAWLITDFVHRVPGAAHAVVVSADGLLLAASRGLPKDRADQLAAVASGLTSLARGAAKVFEGGTVAQTVVEMANGFLFLMQVSDGSCLAVLGSPESDIGLVVYEMTLLVERVGQQLTPEMRAQLQGSAVRR from the coding sequence ATGCAGCCGGGTGGCTCCGCGCAGCCGAACGGCCAAGCGCATGCCAAGACGAACAACGCCGGCAGCTTCGCTTGGCTGATCACGGATTTCGTGCACCGGGTGCCCGGCGCGGCCCACGCGGTCGTGGTGTCGGCCGACGGCCTGCTCCTGGCGGCTTCGCGAGGCTTGCCGAAGGACCGGGCGGACCAGCTGGCGGCGGTGGCGTCGGGGCTCACGAGCCTCGCGCGCGGCGCGGCCAAGGTGTTCGAAGGCGGGACGGTCGCGCAGACCGTGGTCGAGATGGCCAACGGCTTCCTCTTCCTCATGCAGGTTTCGGACGGCTCGTGCCTGGCGGTGCTCGGTTCGCCGGAGAGCGACATCGGCCTGGTCGTCTACGAGATGACCCTGCTGGTGGAGCGGGTCGGTCAGCAGCTGACACCGGAGATGCGGGCCCAGCTGCAGGGCTCGGCAGTCCGCCGCTGA
- a CDS encoding DUF742 domain-containing protein yields MDDGRLRGDGRLGDDFSGGWSEQSDDGREDWQSFRERVDREWRSRRVQASDNDPVREPPNWLTDSNAGQEPIRPIQPGSGEYRDRLLGGPGAELFGGSSGPLYDAHDFAAYSNGRDRDYSQGPDSGEFAAALPRQANQEYVDEPAPTEMETSGLVRPYFRTRGRTKATLDLAIEALISTSDQGRMLDRVRVPEHRSICDLCLDTRSVAEVAALLRLPLGVVRVLIGDVAGLGLVLVHSSSPTVGDRPSIEFMERVLSGLRRI; encoded by the coding sequence GTGGACGACGGGCGCTTGAGGGGCGATGGCCGGCTCGGTGACGACTTCTCCGGCGGGTGGTCCGAGCAATCGGACGACGGCCGGGAGGACTGGCAGTCGTTCCGGGAACGGGTCGACCGCGAGTGGCGGTCACGCCGGGTGCAGGCGTCCGACAACGACCCCGTGCGAGAACCCCCGAACTGGCTGACCGACAGCAACGCCGGTCAGGAACCGATCCGGCCGATCCAGCCCGGGAGCGGCGAATACCGCGACCGGCTGCTGGGCGGCCCGGGAGCCGAGCTGTTCGGCGGGTCGAGCGGGCCGTTGTACGACGCGCACGACTTCGCCGCGTACAGCAACGGCCGCGACCGCGACTACTCGCAGGGGCCTGACTCCGGCGAGTTCGCGGCGGCCCTGCCGCGGCAGGCCAACCAGGAGTACGTGGACGAGCCGGCGCCGACCGAGATGGAGACCTCGGGCCTGGTCCGGCCGTACTTCCGGACCCGGGGCCGGACGAAGGCGACCCTCGACCTGGCGATCGAGGCGCTGATCTCGACGAGTGATCAGGGCCGGATGCTCGACCGGGTCCGGGTGCCCGAGCACCGGTCGATCTGCGACCTGTGTCTCGACACCCGGTCGGTGGCCGAGGTGGCCGCGCTGCTGCGGCTGCCGCTCGGTGTGGTGCGGGTGTTGATTGGTGACGTGGCGGGCCTCGGGCTGGTGCTGGTGCACTCCAGCAGCCCGACCGTGGGCGACCGCCCGAGTATCGAGTTCATGGAAAGGGTGCTCAGTGGGCTTCGGAGAATTTGA